The segment AGGCTATTCTTGCAATCATAAGAAAATATACAAGAGAAGCAGGTGTAAGAAATCTCGAAAGAGAAATATCTTCGATAGTCAGAAAAATAGCCAAACAGGTCGTTGCAAACGGAAAGGATTATTTTTGTTTAGTTGATGATAAGAAAATCGAGGAGTTCCTCGGAATTCCAAAATACAGAGTTTCGAAAGGAGCAAAGGAGAGCGAAATTGGAGCTGCTCAGGGATTAGCATGGACTGAATTTGGTGGTGAGCTTCTTACTTTTGAGGCCACAATGGTGAAGGGAAAAGGAAATCTTACCCTGACCGGTCATCTTGGTGAAATAATGCAGGAATCAGGACAGGCAGCTTTCAGTTATGTAAGGTCAAAGTTGCTTGATTGGAAAATAGACAGGGATATTCATAAAGAGTATGACATTCATATTCATGTTCCAGAAGGTGCTATTCCAAAGGAAGGACCTTCTGCTGGAATTACAATAGCCACTGCAATAATTTCTCTAATAACAAAGATACCCGTAAGAAAAGACATAGCAATGACTGGGGAAATTACATTAAGGGGAAAAGTATTACCCATAGGAGGGATCAAAGAAAAATTATTGGCTGCCCATAGAGCAGAGGTCAAAAATGTGATAATTCCTAAGGATAACGAGGCGGATCTTAAAGACGTTCCAGAACAGGTTAGAAATTCCATTACAATTTATTTAGTAGAAAATATGGATAAAGTTTTGGAATTATCTCTTGTAAAGCCTATTTCATCGGCACTTTTTAATGAGGAATTAGAAAAAGAAATAGTCAAGACAAAAGAAGAAAAAACATCTGATTCACAACCATTGGGAAAAGGAATAACAAATTAATTATGTTCTTTTAAAACTTTTCAAAGAAAAATAATAATTAACTCAAAAGAAATATAAATTAAATTTACAATTTAAAAATATGAAAAGGAGATGTCATGATGGAAAGGGATTATAATTTACTCGAATTAGAAGAAAGAAATATTCAAACTTTAGTAAAAATTGCAAAGAATCTTGGAATTGAAGATGCTCCAGAACTTAGAAAGCAGGATATCGTCTTTAAAATTCTCGAAGCTCAGGCGCGCAAGAATGGCTATATCTTCTCAGAGGGCGTTTTAGAATGTCTTCCAGAAGGATTTGGTTTTCTAAGAGCTCCTGAACATAGCTATTTGCAGAGTGCTGATGATATATATGTTTCTCCTTCCCAGATAAGAAAGTTTGATTTGAGAACTGGAGATACAATTTCAGGCCTTGTAAGGCCTCCTAAAGATGGAGAAAAATATTTTGCATTGATTAAACTTGAGGCAATAAATTTCCTTTCTCCTGATATTGCAATAAAGAAAAGAGAGAATTTAAAATTTGATTCGCTTACCCCTCTTTATCCTCACGAAAAAATAAGACTTGAAACAGAACCCCAGAATATATCTGCAAGGGTTATGGATCTTCTCACACCTATTGGAAAAGGTCAGCGGGGATTGATAGTAGCCCCTCCTCGAACTGGTAAAACCATGCTTCTCCAGACAATAGCAAAATCTATTGAGAAAAACCATCCCGAAATATTTATAATAGTTCTCTTGATCGATGAGAGACCTGAAGAGGTAACTGATATGGAGAGAACAGTTAAAGGTGAAGTTATAAGCTCTACTTTCGATGAACCTCCTTTGAGACATGCTCAGGTAGCAGAAATAGTATTGGAAAAGGCAAAAAGATTGGTTGAACACGGAAGAGATGTTGTGATTTTACTCGATAGTATAACAAGACTTGCAAGGGCTTACAATTCAATCGTTCCGCCCTCGGGCAAAGTTTTATCCGGTGGAATTGATGCTAATGCCCTTCACAAACCAAAAAAATTTTTTGGTTCCGCAAGAAAAATAGAAGAAGGAGGTAGTCTGACAATAATTGCAACAGCTTTAATCGATACAGGAAGCAGAATGGATGAAGTAATATTTGAAGAGTTCAAAGGAACAGGGAACATGGAAATTAACTTAGATAGAAGGCTTGTAGATAAGAGAGTTTTTCCTGCAATTGATATCACAAGGTCTGGAACAAGAAAAGAAGAGCTATTATTGCAAAAAGATATATTGAATAGAATCTGGGTCCTTAGGAAAGTTCTCAGCCAACTTAATGAAGTTGAAGCTATGGAATTATTAGTGGATAAACTATCAAAGACAAAATTAAACGCAGAATTTCTTGATGCCATGAGTAGAGGCTTATAATAGGTGGAAAAAGACAAAATATTCATAATTTCTCTTGGAGAGATTGAGGATTTCAGCCTTATCTATTTGAAAGAAACTCTTGAAAAAATATTTCCTTACCCTGTAATACTCAAAAAAGGAAATAAAAGCTTAGATTTTGCCTATGACCAAAAAAGAGGACAGTATTATTCTCCCTTCATAATGGAAAAACTCAAGAGAGAAGTTCCACAGAATGCGATAAAAGTGCTGGGAGTTACTGAAGAGGATCTATTTGTGAAGAATCTGAATTTTATCTTTGGTCAGGCAGAAATTTTTGGAGAGGTTTCTCTTATCTCAATTAAGAGATTAAGAGAAGAATATTATAATAAAAGAAAAAATGATTCTATCTTCCTCCTAAGAACATTAAAAGAGGCAGTTCATGAACTGGGTCACTCATTTGGACTTAATCATTGTAAAAATTCAAGATGTGTCATGTTTTTTTCTAACAGCATAATAGATACAGATAATAAATCATATAAATTCTGTAGCATATGCGAAAAAATCATAAATAGAGCTTTTAAGTCAATAAATTAATGTCGGATAAGATTTATTATGTAAACCAATATATAAATTTTTTATTTGTAAATAAAAAATTTTTATTCTTCTTTCAGTTTTCTTAATATTTCTTCAAGGATTCTTATTATTTCTTGTTTTTCTACTTCTTTCCTTTTAAACCTTAATCTAAGGGAAAATTCCTTTGATTCTGGCCTGAAACTGAAAATATAAGGTTTTTCTCTTTCTCTTTTTATTCTTCTCAAATCTTCTCTTTTTAATTCTCTTTCTTTTATTTTTTCTATTATTTTTTCAGTTTCCTTTTCATTTCTGTGCAATCTTGTCAATTGAACAAGAACAGATTTTGAATTTACATTTTTTTCCTGACATTTTCTTATAATTTCTGCAGGAAGTTTTGTAATGGAGATCATTTCTGTTACATAAACTCTTGATTTTCCTATTTTTTCTGATATCTTCTGATGGGTGTAACCATACACATCAGAAAGAGCTTTTAATGCAAATGCTTCCTCAAAGGGGTTTAAATCTTTTCTATGAAGATTCTCTATTAAAGAAATTTCTAAGGCTTCATTATCCGGAATATCAAGTTCGATGCATGGAATCTCTTTTAATTCAGCAAATAGAGCAGCAGCATGTCTTCTCTCCCCCGTTATAATTTCAAAATAATCTTCTTTTTTTCTTACAAGAATTGGCTCTAATATTCCTTTGGATTTAATGGATTGAACTAAATCTTCAAGATTTCCCATTTCATTCCTTGGCTGGTTTGGATTGGGTCTAATTTTTTCAATGGATATCATGTTTATGCGGGGAACTTTTTTTGGTAAAATTGTTCTCTTCTGTAATTCTCTAATGTCAAATAATTCCTTCTGTTCTTCCATGGACTTCTAAATCTCCTATCTAATCTATATTTTAATTTTCTCTGTTGTCAATAAAAATTTGTCATTTTGCAGACATTAGTCTAGTGTTGTGTCACTTAAATAACTTTTACATTATTCTTAATGTGACACAACACTTTCTCTATGGGAGAAAGATCTCCTTAGACGCTTCGCTGAGCAGCTCATAGAAGCCTTTCGGAGAATTAAAATACCAGGAGAATTAATCACTTTTCCTTCATCCGAAAGGCTCCTCGCACTGCCCTAAGGGCAGTGTTGAAAAGGTTTTTATTTAAATTTACTTGCATGCACCAGAATGGTGCAGAATCATTTTTATAGCTTTAATAAGATCATTTACGTTAAAAGGTTTTTGAAGAAATCCTAAGGCGCCCTCGTTTAAAGCTTCCTGTGTTTCTCCATTCTTCTTGTATCCTGACATCAAAAGTATATTTGCTTTAGAATTTATTTCCTTAAGCTTAGAGAAAGTCCTCTTTCCTCCTATTCCTGGCATAATCATGTCTAAGATTATTATATCAATTTTATCCTTCATCTCTGTATATATATCAATTGCCTCTTCTCCATTAGATGCGGTGAATACCTTGTATCCAAACCTCTCAAGAATTTCTCTTATTAAATTTCTTATAATTTCTTCATCATCAACTATTAAAACTGTTCCATTTCCCGTTGAGATTTTTTTCTCCTCTTGATCAATGATTTCTGATGTTTGTGATTTTACTGCTGGGAGGTATATTTTGAGAGTGGTTCCTTTTCCTAATTTACTATCAACTGTTATATACCCGTCATGACCTTTTATAATTTCATAAACAATAGAAAGCCCAAGACCTGTGCCTTGCTTTTTTTGTTTTGTTGTAAAAAACGGCTCAAATATTCTCTTTCTCACTTTCTCATCCATGCCAATTCCTGTATCAGAAATTGTTATGAGAATATAATCTCCTGACCCTATGCCAATGTAGTTTTCAATAAAGCTCTCTTTAAGAGTTACATTTTCAGTCCTTATTGTTAATATTCCTCCTCCAGGCATAGCATCTCTTGCATTTATACATACATTGAGAAAAGCTTGCTGAATTTGATTTTCATCTCCCATAACATAAAACAACTCCTCTTCCAAATATTTTTCGATTGAGATTCTTCTCTCAATTGTTCTCGAGAGGAGACTAACAACTTCATTAACTATATTATTTATATTTATTAATCTTATATTGTCCTTTTCCTTTCGAACATAGGCTAAAATTTTAGAAGTAAGATCAGAAGCTCTATTGGTTATACTTAAGATATTTTCCACATCATGATAATAAGCACTATTTTTGGGTATCTTTGTTATAAGAAGTGATGCATATCCTAATATGCCGCCAAGCAGATTGTTGAAATCATGGGCAATTCCACTTGCCAATGCTCCTAAAGACTCCATCTTTTGCATCTGAATTACGTGCTCCTCAAATTTGTGCCCCTCCTCCTCTTCTTTTTTTATTACAGAGATTTTATGATTAAGGTATTTTATTCCTTCCTCTAAATTTTTTATTTTGGTAATGTCTGTTAAAATTGCAACTCCACTGATATTTCTTCCCTTAAAATCTTGAATAAATGAACAATTCATGAGAACAATTTTTTTCTTACCTTTTATATCCATTTCTTTTTCAATTCCAGAAAATTTCATTGAATTATTTATAGCTTCTTTTAATTGACAATCCTGAGGGCAAATGGTGCAGTGGAGTATTTCATTGCAAAGTTTACCTTTTGCATATTCTTTGGTTATATCAAGAAATGTTTCAGCGGCAGGATTTATTTCTTGAATGACATAATTTGAATCTATTATTATTACTGGCTCAACTATATTTTCAAAGACTGTAAAATATTTATTTCTTTCATTAATTTTTTTTTCCACCGGAGGGATCTTCCAATTTTATTTTCCTCTATTGTTTTAGATGAGTATAGTTCTCATCTAAAAATATCGGCCATGACTCTGATTTTCGTTGAACTTTTTATCTCTCCTTTCAATTCAGCAAAATATCCGTAAACTTTGCTGACATAATCGGAATTAATGATCTCCTTTTCTCTTCCCTCATCTATTAATTTTTGTGTTCCATCAATTCCCCAAAAATAAGAATGAAATGAATAAGTCCATTCATCTTTCTTTTCTTTCCCTTTTTTCATCCAATAATTATGTAGTCTGACTAATTCGTTAATTCCCAATTTCACATTAAAAACCGGATCAAAGACAAATTTTTCAGAAAAAGGCAGCCCAATTTCGTTCAGTCTATCAGTTGCTGTTTCATCGATGAGTTGCATGAGTCCCTTGGCATTTTTATAACTCACTGCATTAGCATTACCACCAGATTCTGTTTGAATCACTGCTAATATAACCTCCGGTGAAAGTCCAATTTCTCTATTTTCAAAGGCCTTTTTTGCTATTAACTTTGCAAGACTTGAATTTTCAGGATTTGGATAAAGCTGATCAAGATAATAGCAAATTTTGATATATTCGTTAAGGATCCACTCTAAATTTTCTTTTTCTCTTTTGAGCTGAGAAATCAGCTGATCTTGAGAATTTTTTAATTCTTTTCTAAGTTGAATTCTTTCTTTAAAATTCCAGTCTGAGAATTTAAATAAATGAAAAGAAGTAGCACCCCATAATATCAACACAATTAGAAATAATACTCTAAAGGTTTTACTGGATTTTTTACGAGGTAAAATTGAAGGAGATTCTAAGTTATTCTCACTTTTTTTAAAGGAGTCTTCAAGCCTCACAATTTTCACTTCCCTCGGAATTTTTAAATTATCAGAAAAATCTAATAATTTTATGATCAATTTCTTCTCCTCTCACCTATTCTTGTTTTTTCTTTATCTCGATTTCTAAAATTCCATTTTTATAAGTGGTCTTTTTAGTAGTCTCATCTACTAATGTTGGCAAAAGAACTTCTTTTCTGTATTTCCTTTCACCTCTTTCTGCAGATATGTTTAATATATCTTCTTTTATTTCAATTTGAATATCAGACTGCTCCACTCCAGGTAGCTCAGCAACCATTAATATATGGTCCTTTTCATCAAAGATATCTACAATTGGCTCTCTTACCTCCTCTACTACAGGGCCCTTAGGGGTTTCCCTAATATTCCCAAAGGTCTCAACTATTGGTTTTCCACCAACCAATGTTCTTATGCTAAAACCGTAAACTCCTTTTATTTCCTTACCAAGTTTTACTTCTCCTTCCTTTTTGATTTCCTCAGCTTCTTCAGAAAGCTTAGAAACCAAATCAATTAGATTCCCTATGCCTTTAAATAATCCTCCAAAAGAAATTTTTCCAATCCCAAAGTTTAACTCTATTTCTTTCTCTTCTTCCTCCTTTTTTTTCTTTCCTTCCTCATTCATTACGTATCACCTCCTTTCTGTATTCTTTGACACTATATTTTTTAATAGACGAGTTTTGCCATTCTTGTGTCATCTGCTTTCTTTCTATTTCTTTGTTTTGATTGAATCTCTCTTAAAAAAGCTTTAAAATCCTTTATCCTCAATTGTTCTCCTTTAGCCAATAACTCTCTTAACCCCTTTGTTAAATATTGTTGTTCTTTCTGGAAGTCATTTAGTATCATCCTGACCTCCTTCTCCCTCTCATCTTGTCTCGTCTTTAAATTCTCTATTAAAGCTTTAAAATCTTCAATTCTACTGGACTCAGCATTGAAAAGATATTCTTTTAATTTAGAAGCCATTCTTTTGTGCTCTTCCAAGAAATTCTTTTGTATTTCTCTCACCTCCTTCTCCCTCTCATCTTGATGAGAAAGAATACTTTTCATCATATTATCAAAATCCTTTTTTCTTAAGGATTCAGCATTGGCCAAAATCTGGCGAAGTTGTATGCTCATCTTCTCTCTTTGAACCTTAAAATCCTCTAAGTTCTTATGAGTAATATCAATCATATTTTCTATTGCTTCAATTCTGGCCAAATAGGAGCTAATTATATTATGTGCAAGGTTTTTCATTTCTTCGAGTATGTTCATCTATTTTGACCTCCTTTAATAATTAATGACAATTATATTTTAAGCAAGAAATATGCCAACATCGAATCGAATAAAATTATTTTATTATTTTTTGAAATCTTACATATTCTGTTGTTTTATTGAGATCTTAATAATTTTGATTAAAAAATATTTATATTTTTACATAAGAAAAAACAAAAATCTGTAGAATTTATTTTACATTCTTTGTAAATTTGAATTTTCACTTTTATCTTTGATTAAATCTGTTTAATTTTTGAATGCGTTGTAAAGGAAACAGGTTATTACGGTATTAGATTAAATGGAAACGCAGGATGTAAGGTAATTCGCCAATTCCTCAAACCTCTTTTCATCCTTCTTCCAATGAAGGAACAATCTTTGATACTCTTTTATTTTGTTCTGGTCTTTTAACTGAATTATATGAATATCTTTAGGAAGCTTTGCGATTATGTTGTGATAAGCTCCAAGGAAAAGAATTCCTGTTTCTCCATGATTCAATGTTCTATCAATTCTCATGGCTATAAATTTATCTCTTTCATTTAGCAAACTGTTCTTAGTCACCCTATAGTCCAAATAAGCTGTGAACTTATCCATGATAGACTTAGATTGAGCTAATTTTTTAATCTTGTCATGTTCCATTTTTACCAGAGCAAAATCTTCAGTTTTAACTAAAATTGCACCACCCTTTAATAACTCGGCTATGATCTCATAATTTTTACTTCCGCCTTTTATTCCCTCCTTCACAATCCTCATACCCACTTCTCCATCTGCTATCATTCCATCCTGATATATTTTAAATCCCTTAACATCTAAAGATTTAAGATATGTAACAACAGAATTCCAAAAACCAGAAATCACCTCTTTATGTCTTTCCCATAACTTTTTTCCAACTCTTTCTATGCCTTTTTTATCTATTTCATGAGACAGTGTTCCAAGGTCAGCACTCATATGAATGATTGGTATATATAATAATTTTCTCTTAAAGTACACTGTACATGACACTATTTAAAATATTTCTTTTTCTTCGATTTTTTTACGTCTCATTAACAATTTGATTGCTTCTTCAAAGTGCTCTCTTTTGATACTGAATTTATATATTGACTTCTTCTCCTCTTTATCCTTTTGGTTTATAAACTCTTTTATAGCTAACATGGAGGCTTTTCGACAAATGAATTCAATATCTGAACCCACACAACCATTTGTCTGAATGGCCAGATTCAGAATATCGACATTTTTGTCTAAAGGTTTATTTTTAGTATGGACTTTAAAGATTTCAATTCTTGCTGCCTCATCTGGGATGGGAAGCTCAATTAAAAGATCAAACCTTCCTGCTCTTAAAAGGGCAGGATCAACCATATCAATCCTATTGGTAGCACCCAAGACTACTACTCCCTTTAACTCTTCTATTCCATCCATCTCAGCCAAAAATTGACTGATTACCCTTTCGGTAACTCGAGAGTCTCCAATACCTGAATTCCGAATTGGAACTAAACTCTCAAGTTCATCGAAGAAAAGTACAGTTGGTGCTGCCTGTTTTGCTTTCTTAAATACTTCCCTAACTCCCCTCTCTGCCTCTCCCACATATTTAGAAAGAAGCTGAGGTCCTTTAACTGAAATGAAATTGACTCCACATTTGTTTGCTACTGCTTTAGCTAAAAGGGTCTTTCCTGTGCCTGGAGGACCATGAAGTAGGATGCCTTTTGGAGGGGTTGTCTTTGCTTCTTTAAATACATCAGCATGGATTAACGGCCACTCTATAGCCTCCTTTAGCTGTTCTTTTATATCTTCGAGCCCCCCAATATCATCCCAGCCAACATCCGGTATTTCAACAAATACCTCCCTCAAAGCCGAAGGCTCTACCTCTTTTAATGCTTCCAGAAAAGCATCTTGTGTAACTTGCAATTCCATAAGCTCCTCATAAGGTATTTCGTCCATTTCGAAGTTAACCTTTGGAAGAAGCTTTCGAAGAGTTACCATAGCTGCTTCTCTGGCTAAGGCTTCCAGATCTGCACCTACAAAGCCATGGGTAATGTCTGCTAATTTTTCTAAATCTACATCTTTAGCTAAGGGCATACCCCGAGTATGGATTTGAAGTATTTCTAAGCGAGCATTTTTATCCGGAATAGGTATAGAGATCTCTCTGTCAAAACGGCCAGGTCGTCTTAATGCCGGATCAAGGGTATTGGGTAAGTTGGTAGCAGCAATA is part of the Acidobacteriota bacterium genome and harbors:
- a CDS encoding CDC48 family AAA ATPase — protein: MTLKTLTLKVAEAKTRDVGRGIARIDPSDLKLIGVEVGDVILISGKRDTPAKVMPAYLEDRGKGIVQIDGLIRENAQIGIDEKVEVQKVSFKSANKITLTPITVSSLRGEKDTRYLGRLMEGLPLMSGDRVRVNLFGARSCEFRVLDTVPKDVVLVQPTTLIKLELREISEKHAYKISYEDIGGLSVQIQRIREMIELPLKYPQLFDRLGIDAPKGVLLYGPPGCGKTLIAKAVANETDAYFTHITGPEIMGKFYGESEARLRSVFEEAQRNAPAIIFIDEIDAIAPKREEMGGEKQVERRVVAQLLALMDGLKARGQIIVIAATNLPNTLDPALRRPGRFDREISIPIPDKNARLEILQIHTRGMPLAKDVDLEKLADITHGFVGADLEALAREAAMVTLRKLLPKVNFEMDEIPYEELMELQVTQDAFLEALKEVEPSALREVFVEIPDVGWDDIGGLEDIKEQLKEAIEWPLIHADVFKEAKTTPPKGILLHGPPGTGKTLLAKAVANKCGVNFISVKGPQLLSKYVGEAERGVREVFKKAKQAAPTVLFFDELESLVPIRNSGIGDSRVTERVISQFLAEMDGIEELKGVVVLGATNRIDMVDPALLRAGRFDLLIELPIPDEAARIEIFKVHTKNKPLDKNVDILNLAIQTNGCVGSDIEFICRKASMLAIKEFINQKDKEEKKSIYKFSIKREHFEEAIKLLMRRKKIEEKEIF
- the hsp20 gene encoding archaeal heat shock protein Hsp20 codes for the protein MNEEGKKKKEEEEKEIELNFGIGKISFGGLFKGIGNLIDLVSKLSEEAEEIKKEGEVKLGKEIKGVYGFSIRTLVGGKPIVETFGNIRETPKGPVVEEVREPIVDIFDEKDHILMVAELPGVEQSDIQIEIKEDILNISAERGERKYRKEVLLPTLVDETTKKTTYKNGILEIEIKKKQE
- the rho gene encoding transcription termination factor Rho; this translates as MERDYNLLELEERNIQTLVKIAKNLGIEDAPELRKQDIVFKILEAQARKNGYIFSEGVLECLPEGFGFLRAPEHSYLQSADDIYVSPSQIRKFDLRTGDTISGLVRPPKDGEKYFALIKLEAINFLSPDIAIKKRENLKFDSLTPLYPHEKIRLETEPQNISARVMDLLTPIGKGQRGLIVAPPRTGKTMLLQTIAKSIEKNHPEIFIIVLLIDERPEEVTDMERTVKGEVISSTFDEPPLRHAQVAEIVLEKAKRLVEHGRDVVILLDSITRLARAYNSIVPPSGKVLSGGIDANALHKPKKFFGSARKIEEGGSLTIIATALIDTGSRMDEVIFEEFKGTGNMEINLDRRLVDKRVFPAIDITRSGTRKEELLLQKDILNRIWVLRKVLSQLNEVEAMELLVDKLSKTKLNAEFLDAMSRGL
- a CDS encoding response regulator: MEKKINERNKYFTVFENIVEPVIIIDSNYVIQEINPAAETFLDITKEYAKGKLCNEILHCTICPQDCQLKEAINNSMKFSGIEKEMDIKGKKKIVLMNCSFIQDFKGRNISGVAILTDITKIKNLEEGIKYLNHKISVIKKEEEEGHKFEEHVIQMQKMESLGALASGIAHDFNNLLGGILGYASLLITKIPKNSAYYHDVENILSITNRASDLTSKILAYVRKEKDNIRLININNIVNEVVSLLSRTIERRISIEKYLEEELFYVMGDENQIQQAFLNVCINARDAMPGGGILTIRTENVTLKESFIENYIGIGSGDYILITISDTGIGMDEKVRKRIFEPFFTTKQKKQGTGLGLSIVYEIIKGHDGYITVDSKLGKGTTLKIYLPAVKSQTSEIIDQEEKKISTGNGTVLIVDDEEIIRNLIREILERFGYKVFTASNGEEAIDIYTEMKDKIDIIILDMIMPGIGGKRTFSKLKEINSKANILLMSGYKKNGETQEALNEGALGFLQKPFNVNDLIKAIKMILHHSGACK
- a CDS encoding transglycosylase SLT domain-containing protein, yielding MIIKLLDFSDNLKIPREVKIVRLEDSFKKSENNLESPSILPRKKSSKTFRVLFLIVLILWGATSFHLFKFSDWNFKERIQLRKELKNSQDQLISQLKREKENLEWILNEYIKICYYLDQLYPNPENSSLAKLIAKKAFENREIGLSPEVILAVIQTESGGNANAVSYKNAKGLMQLIDETATDRLNEIGLPFSEKFVFDPVFNVKLGINELVRLHNYWMKKGKEKKDEWTYSFHSYFWGIDGTQKLIDEGREKEIINSDYVSKVYGYFAELKGEIKSSTKIRVMADIFR
- a CDS encoding archaemetzincin family Zn-dependent metalloprotease, translated to MEKDKIFIISLGEIEDFSLIYLKETLEKIFPYPVILKKGNKSLDFAYDQKRGQYYSPFIMEKLKREVPQNAIKVLGVTEEDLFVKNLNFIFGQAEIFGEVSLISIKRLREEYYNKRKNDSIFLLRTLKEAVHELGHSFGLNHCKNSRCVMFFSNSIIDTDNKSYKFCSICEKIINRAFKSIN
- a CDS encoding ParB/RepB/Spo0J family partition protein; translated protein: MEEQKELFDIRELQKRTILPKKVPRINMISIEKIRPNPNQPRNEMGNLEDLVQSIKSKGILEPILVRKKEDYFEIITGERRHAAALFAELKEIPCIELDIPDNEALEISLIENLHRKDLNPFEEAFALKALSDVYGYTHQKISEKIGKSRVYVTEMISITKLPAEIIRKCQEKNVNSKSVLVQLTRLHRNEKETEKIIEKIKERELKREDLRRIKREREKPYIFSFRPESKEFSLRLRFKRKEVEKQEIIRILEEILRKLKEE